One genomic region from Spodoptera frugiperda isolate SF20-4 chromosome 21, AGI-APGP_CSIRO_Sfru_2.0, whole genome shotgun sequence encodes:
- the LOC118280212 gene encoding P protein isoform X2: MDKIVKSVKSWRHPRPAEELSRSQYSLVSTDLTDGAVQLWLGLPDEVKYDPALEQFRQHYEKEHGGNGNGVPRKSKNGSTKRLPLVNSAPHLNNNLQLPRDEVVFLNTTSKCPSIDEKKEKILEEVPEPKKPTKTARAGHLVKMTMLVACWMFFTIVFLLYNEKEEVTRHSSVAPGEIKSYPLHTAQDLLSISLKLTGPFLSEQSEKKLNASQMMNMGKMDVWVEGVATALKNEVNRSPHWTIMLDPEDEIDFTEGETRTTVLKMDANPGPNASYFLKMKTNVNTTTPFALSYTMDPLDISTGVIYACVLLGALYVLIIFEVINRTMAAVLISTTSLAALSIAGERPTLPELISWLDVETLLLLFSMMLLVAIMAETGLFDFLAVFTFEVTKGKIWPLITLLSAITAIISTFLDNVTTVLLMTPVTIRLCEVMDLDPIPVLMSMVLFSNIGGTVTPVGDPPNVIIASNKAVIQSGINFTNFTLHMTFGILLVCVQTYFQFRYIYRDTDKLRLNEPRDIQDLRHQISIWRRAADSLPHLSRDELVVRERLDRKVRKLTGRLEALVKETKIRACPKECFETMLADMKDKYKIRDKVLLVKCTVAITFVVTVFFLHSLPEFNRVSLGWTALLGALLLLTLADREDLEPVLHRIEWSTLLFFAALFVLMEALSKLGLIEYIGGLTESVILKVDGNARLAVAILLMLWVSGLTSAFVDNIPLTTMMVRVVTSLGNNPTLNLPMAPLIWALSFGACLGGNGTLIGASANVVCAGVAEQHGYRFTFLQFFKIGFPIMIGHLIVASGYLMLCHCVFQWH; encoded by the exons ATGGACAAAATTGTTAAGAGTGTTAAATCCTGGCGTCATCCCAGGCCTGCTGAGGAGTTGTCGAGGAGTCAGTACTCCTTGGTGTCCACCGATCTTACTGATGGAGCTGTTCAATTGTGGTTGGGGCTGCCTGATGAAGTGAAGTATGATCCAGCCCTAGAGCAGTTCAGGCAACATTATGAAAAGGAACATG GAGGCAATGGCAATGGGGTACCTCGTAAGTCCAAGAATGGCTCCACGAAGCGACTACCCCTGGTCAACTCCGCACCGCACCTCAACAACAACCTGCAGCTTCCAAGAGACGAGGTCGTGTTCCTCAACACCACCTCTAAGTGCCCTTCTATTGATGAGAAGAAGGAAAAGAT ACTTGAAGAAGTTCCCGAACCAAAAAAGCCTACAAAG ACCGCTCGAGCCGGACACTTGGTGAAGATGACGATGCTGGTGGCTTGCTGGATGTTCTTTACCATCGTGTTTCTGCTGTACAATGAGAAGGAGGAAGTCACCAGGCATTCTTCTGTCGCGCCTGGAGAAATTAaga GTTATCCTCTACACACGGCTCAGGATCTCCTATCAATATCCCTAAAGCTCACCGGACCATTTTTATCAGAACAAAGTGAGAAGAAATTGAATGCCAGTCAAATGATGAACATGGGGAAAATGGACGTATGGGTGGAGGGGGTCGCAACTGCTCTCAAGAATGAAGTTAATAGG TCCCCTCACTGGACAATCATGTTGGATCCCGAAGATGAGATAGATTTCACGGAGGGTGAGACTCGGACCACCGTCCTCAAAATGGACGCGAATCCAGGACCTAATGCTAGTTACTTCTTAAAGATGAAGACCAATGTGAACACAACGACCCCATTCGCGTTGAGTTATACGATGGACCCCCTGGATATCTCTACTGGGGTCATCTATGCCTGTGTGCTTTTGGGGGCCCTCTATGTGCTGATTATTTTTGAG GTTATAAACAGGACGATGGCAGCAGTTCTGATCTCCACTACATCATTAGCAGCTTTATCCATAGCTGGTGAAAGACCGACGCTACCCGAGCTGATCTCCTGGCTGGATGTGGAGACTCTGCTCCTACTCTTCAGTATGATGCTGTTGGTCGCCATCATGGCAGAAACTGGACTGTTTGACTTTCTAGCTGTTTTTACTTTTGAG GTAACAAAAGGCAAGATTTGGCCATTAATAACCCTGCTGAGTGCGATCACGGCGATTATATCAACATTCTTGGACAACGTGACGACAGTACTGCTTATGACACCAGTCACAATTAG ATTATGCGAAGTGATGGATCTGGACCCCATACCAGTGTTGATGTCCATGGTACTGTTCAGTAATATTGGGGGCACTGTGACCCCAGTCGGTGACCCCCCAAATGTCATCATCGCATCCAATAAAGCTGTTATTCAGTCG GGCATCAACTTCACCAACTTCACGCTGCACATGACGTTCGGTATCCTGCTGGTGTGCGTGCAGACGTACTTCCAGTTCCGGTACATCTACAGGGATACTGACAAGCTGAGGCTGAATGAGCCACGGGATATTCAAG ATCTCCGACATCAgatttcaatatggcggcgagCAGCCGATTCCCTTCCTCATCTGAGCAGAGATGAGCTGGTGGTCAGGGAACGGCTGGACCGCAAGGTTCGGAAGCTGACGGGCAGGCTGGAGGCGCTGGTCAAGGAGACCAAGATCAGAGCCTGTCCCAAGGAGTGCTTCGAGACCATGCTGGCTGATATGAAGGATAAG TACAAGATTCGAGACAAAGTGTTACTCGTGAAATGTACGGTCGCCATCACATTCGTAGTCACCGTGTTCTTCCTGCATTCGCTGCCTGAGTTCA ACCGAGTGTCCTTGGGCTGGACGGCGCTGCTGGGCGCACTGCTGCTGCTGACGCTGGCAGACCGCGAGGATCTGGAGCCAGTGCTGCACAGGATCGAGTGGTCCACACTGCTGTTCTTCGCCGCACTCTTCGTACTCATGGAG GCGTTGTCAAAGTTGGGTCTCATTGAGTACATTGGAGGGTTGACGGAGAGCGTCATCCTTAAAGTGGATGGGAACGCGAGGTTGGCAGTGGCCATCTTATTGATGTTGTGG GTCTCCGGACTAACATCAGCCTTCGTGGACAATATACCGCTGACCACGATGATGGTGCGAGTGGTGACCTCTTTGGGTAACAATCCCACCCTCAACCTGCCCATGGCTCCCTTAATATGGGCGCTGTCATTTGGCGCCTGCTTAGGag GAAACGGCACTTTAATCGGCGCCAGCGCAAACGTGGTATGCGCAGGAGTGGCTGAACAACACGGGTACCGATTCACCTTCCTACAATTCTTCAAAATAGGTTTTCCTATAATGATAGGTCATCTAATAGTAGCTTCAGGATACCTAATGCTATGTCACTGTGTCTTCCAATGGCATTAG
- the LOC118280212 gene encoding P protein isoform X3 — protein sequence MDKIVKSVKSWRHPRPAEELSRSQYSLVSTDLTDGAVQLWLGLPDEVKYDPALEQFRQHYEKEHGGNGNGVPRKSKNGSTKRLPLVNSAPHLNNNLQLPRDEVVFLNTTSKCPSIDEKKEKILEEVPEPKKPTKTARAGHLVKMTMLVACWMFFTIVFLLYNEKEEVTRHSSVAPGEIKSYPLHTAQDLLSISLKLTGPFLSEQSEKKLNASQMMNMGKMDVWVEGVATALKNEVNRSPHWTIMLDPEDEIDFTEGETRTTVLKMDANPGPNASYFLKMKTNVNTTTPFALSYTMDPLDISTGVIYACVLLGALYVLIIFEVINRTMAAVLISTTSLAALSIAGERPTLPELISWLDVETLLLLFSMMLLVAIMAETGLFDFLAVFTFEVTKGKIWPLITLLSAITAIISTFLDNVTTVLLMTPVTIRLCEVMDLDPIPVLMSMVLFSNIGGTVTPVGDPPNVIIASNKAVIQSGINFTNFTLHMTFGILLVCVQTYFQFRYIYRDTDKLRLNEPRDIQDLRHQISIWRRAADSLPHLSRDELVVRERLDRKVRKLTGRLEALVKETKIRACPKECFETMLADMKDKYKIRDKVLLVKCTVAITFVVTVFFLHSLPEFNRVSLGWTALLGALLLLTLADREDLEPVLHRIEWSTLLFFAALFVLMEALSKLGLIEYIGGLTESVILKVDGNARLAVAILLMLWVSGLTSAFVDNIPLTTMMVRVVTSLGNNPTLNLPMAPLIWALSFGACLGGNGTLIGASANVVCAGVAEQHGYRFTFLQFFKIGFPIMIGHLIVASGYLMLCHCVFQWH from the exons GAGGCAATGGCAATGGGGTACCTCGTAAGTCCAAGAATGGCTCCACGAAGCGACTACCCCTGGTCAACTCCGCACCGCACCTCAACAACAACCTGCAGCTTCCAAGAGACGAGGTCGTGTTCCTCAACACCACCTCTAAGTGCCCTTCTATTGATGAGAAGAAGGAAAAGAT ACTTGAAGAAGTTCCCGAACCAAAAAAGCCTACAAAG ACCGCTCGAGCCGGACACTTGGTGAAGATGACGATGCTGGTGGCTTGCTGGATGTTCTTTACCATCGTGTTTCTGCTGTACAATGAGAAGGAGGAAGTCACCAGGCATTCTTCTGTCGCGCCTGGAGAAATTAaga GTTATCCTCTACACACGGCTCAGGATCTCCTATCAATATCCCTAAAGCTCACCGGACCATTTTTATCAGAACAAAGTGAGAAGAAATTGAATGCCAGTCAAATGATGAACATGGGGAAAATGGACGTATGGGTGGAGGGGGTCGCAACTGCTCTCAAGAATGAAGTTAATAGG TCCCCTCACTGGACAATCATGTTGGATCCCGAAGATGAGATAGATTTCACGGAGGGTGAGACTCGGACCACCGTCCTCAAAATGGACGCGAATCCAGGACCTAATGCTAGTTACTTCTTAAAGATGAAGACCAATGTGAACACAACGACCCCATTCGCGTTGAGTTATACGATGGACCCCCTGGATATCTCTACTGGGGTCATCTATGCCTGTGTGCTTTTGGGGGCCCTCTATGTGCTGATTATTTTTGAG GTTATAAACAGGACGATGGCAGCAGTTCTGATCTCCACTACATCATTAGCAGCTTTATCCATAGCTGGTGAAAGACCGACGCTACCCGAGCTGATCTCCTGGCTGGATGTGGAGACTCTGCTCCTACTCTTCAGTATGATGCTGTTGGTCGCCATCATGGCAGAAACTGGACTGTTTGACTTTCTAGCTGTTTTTACTTTTGAG GTAACAAAAGGCAAGATTTGGCCATTAATAACCCTGCTGAGTGCGATCACGGCGATTATATCAACATTCTTGGACAACGTGACGACAGTACTGCTTATGACACCAGTCACAATTAG ATTATGCGAAGTGATGGATCTGGACCCCATACCAGTGTTGATGTCCATGGTACTGTTCAGTAATATTGGGGGCACTGTGACCCCAGTCGGTGACCCCCCAAATGTCATCATCGCATCCAATAAAGCTGTTATTCAGTCG GGCATCAACTTCACCAACTTCACGCTGCACATGACGTTCGGTATCCTGCTGGTGTGCGTGCAGACGTACTTCCAGTTCCGGTACATCTACAGGGATACTGACAAGCTGAGGCTGAATGAGCCACGGGATATTCAAG ATCTCCGACATCAgatttcaatatggcggcgagCAGCCGATTCCCTTCCTCATCTGAGCAGAGATGAGCTGGTGGTCAGGGAACGGCTGGACCGCAAGGTTCGGAAGCTGACGGGCAGGCTGGAGGCGCTGGTCAAGGAGACCAAGATCAGAGCCTGTCCCAAGGAGTGCTTCGAGACCATGCTGGCTGATATGAAGGATAAG TACAAGATTCGAGACAAAGTGTTACTCGTGAAATGTACGGTCGCCATCACATTCGTAGTCACCGTGTTCTTCCTGCATTCGCTGCCTGAGTTCA ACCGAGTGTCCTTGGGCTGGACGGCGCTGCTGGGCGCACTGCTGCTGCTGACGCTGGCAGACCGCGAGGATCTGGAGCCAGTGCTGCACAGGATCGAGTGGTCCACACTGCTGTTCTTCGCCGCACTCTTCGTACTCATGGAG GCGTTGTCAAAGTTGGGTCTCATTGAGTACATTGGAGGGTTGACGGAGAGCGTCATCCTTAAAGTGGATGGGAACGCGAGGTTGGCAGTGGCCATCTTATTGATGTTGTGG GTCTCCGGACTAACATCAGCCTTCGTGGACAATATACCGCTGACCACGATGATGGTGCGAGTGGTGACCTCTTTGGGTAACAATCCCACCCTCAACCTGCCCATGGCTCCCTTAATATGGGCGCTGTCATTTGGCGCCTGCTTAGGag GAAACGGCACTTTAATCGGCGCCAGCGCAAACGTGGTATGCGCAGGAGTGGCTGAACAACACGGGTACCGATTCACCTTCCTACAATTCTTCAAAATAGGTTTTCCTATAATGATAGGTCATCTAATAGTAGCTTCAGGATACCTAATGCTATGTCACTGTGTCTTCCAATGGCATTAG